From Paraburkholderia sabiae, a single genomic window includes:
- a CDS encoding MerR family transcriptional regulator, with translation MSKPLTIGQVAASSGVSTHTLRYYEQAGLLRPVGRTDAGHRLYSPADLDWLQFVMRLKATGMPIAGMQAFAALRAEGEATFGARQAMLIEHRDAVLARIAELQTNLAAITDKIEHYEAAEREIASTRHTDNSFVKDSP, from the coding sequence ATGTCGAAACCTCTCACCATCGGTCAGGTCGCCGCGTCGAGCGGCGTCTCCACGCATACGCTGCGCTACTACGAGCAGGCCGGTTTGCTGCGGCCCGTGGGGCGCACGGACGCGGGGCATCGTCTGTATTCGCCCGCCGATCTCGACTGGCTGCAGTTCGTGATGCGCCTCAAGGCGACGGGTATGCCGATCGCGGGCATGCAGGCGTTCGCGGCGTTGCGCGCCGAAGGCGAGGCGACGTTCGGCGCGCGGCAGGCGATGCTGATCGAGCATCGCGATGCCGTGCTTGCGCGCATCGCCGAGTTGCAGACCAACCTTGCCGCGATCACCGACAAGATCGAGCATTACGAGGCGGCCGAGCGTGAGATCGCATCGACACGACATACCGACAACTCATTCGTAAAGGACTCGCCATGA
- a CDS encoding MATE family efflux transporter — protein MFADVRKIAGLAWPVLIGQLAIIAFGVMDTAMVGRFSATDLAALGLGASIYISVYIGLTGILTALQPIAGQLYGAARYEEIGEEVRQALWLALALATIGFLILYFPHPLLQFARAPEALRERTVSYLQILAFGLPASLAFRVYSSLTNAVGQPRLVMILQIGALLLKVPLNLLLIFGALGVPALGGPGAALASILINWTLAVVGMLVMTKLDVFRPFAIFRHFCWPVWRRQAAQLKLGVPMGLSYLIEVTSYTFMALFIARFGTTTLAGHQIAGNIGAVLYMTPLSIGIATSTLVAQALGAHRYEAARTLARHGIAMAVAIACCYGVIVLVLRPVIIAGYTPNANVAQAAMPLVLIVVFYHLCDALQITSAFVLRAYRVAVVPTVIYAVALWGVGLGGGYALGFDVFSWVPESFTGARGFWLANTASLLIAGIGLALYLRRISARSVRTGAVQQADSAA, from the coding sequence ATGTTCGCCGATGTGCGGAAAATCGCCGGGCTCGCGTGGCCCGTGCTGATCGGCCAGCTCGCGATCATCGCGTTCGGCGTGATGGATACGGCGATGGTCGGCCGCTTCTCGGCCACGGATCTTGCAGCGCTCGGCCTCGGCGCCTCGATCTATATCTCGGTGTACATCGGCCTGACGGGCATCCTGACGGCGCTGCAACCGATCGCCGGTCAGCTCTACGGCGCCGCGCGCTACGAGGAGATCGGCGAGGAAGTGCGCCAGGCGCTGTGGCTCGCGCTGGCGCTCGCCACGATCGGCTTTCTGATTCTCTACTTCCCTCACCCGCTGCTGCAGTTCGCGCGCGCCCCCGAGGCTCTGCGCGAACGCACGGTGTCGTATCTGCAGATACTCGCGTTCGGCTTGCCGGCGAGTCTCGCGTTTCGCGTCTATAGCTCGCTGACAAATGCCGTCGGCCAGCCGCGGCTCGTGATGATTCTGCAGATCGGCGCATTGCTGCTCAAAGTTCCGCTCAACCTGCTGCTGATTTTCGGCGCGCTCGGCGTGCCGGCGCTCGGCGGTCCGGGCGCTGCGCTCGCCAGCATTCTGATCAACTGGACACTCGCCGTCGTCGGCATGCTCGTGATGACGAAGCTCGACGTGTTCCGGCCGTTCGCGATCTTCCGGCACTTCTGCTGGCCCGTGTGGCGGCGTCAGGCGGCGCAGCTGAAACTCGGCGTGCCGATGGGGCTGTCGTATCTGATCGAAGTCACGTCGTACACCTTCATGGCGCTCTTCATCGCGCGCTTCGGCACGACGACGCTCGCCGGTCATCAGATCGCGGGCAATATCGGCGCGGTGCTGTACATGACGCCGCTGTCGATCGGGATTGCGACCTCGACGCTGGTCGCGCAGGCGCTCGGCGCGCATCGCTACGAAGCGGCGCGCACGCTCGCACGGCACGGCATCGCGATGGCCGTGGCGATCGCGTGCTGCTACGGCGTGATCGTGCTCGTGCTGCGGCCCGTCATCATTGCGGGCTACACGCCGAACGCGAACGTCGCGCAGGCAGCGATGCCGCTCGTGCTGATCGTCGTGTTCTATCACCTTTGCGATGCGCTGCAGATCACGTCGGCGTTCGTGCTGCGCGCGTATCGCGTGGCCGTCGTGCCGACCGTGATCTATGCCGTCGCGTTGTGGGGCGTCGGGCTCGGCGGCGGCTATGCACTCGGCTTCGATGTCTTCAGCTGGGTGCCCGAATCGTTCACGGGCGCACGCGGTTTCTGGCTCGCGAATACGGCGAGTCTGCTGATCGCGGGTATCGGCCTCGCGCTGTATTTGCGGCGAATCAGCGCGCGGTCGGTGCGGACGGGCGCCGTGCAGCAGGCCGATAGCGCGGCCTGA
- a CDS encoding alpha-2-macroglobulin family protein: MQSGTINRQRKWAAAAAAMLGVFITLTTLTWRADAARITQVSPQGKVAQVRQVVVKFDESMVAFGAPDLPAPARIKCNDASASAGQARWIDDKTWAWDFNADLPPGVACSVDLNDGLKSSAGHALTGPRHYAFETGGPFVQNVQPYGGEIEENQAFVLRLNGPATDASVQQHVWCESSGLGNRIPVKNVDAATRTELLKRFRLQKEAARVLTLQCQQALPSGAKAQLVYGKGVASPSGIANDVERRFDFNVREPFAASFSCERENAKAPCTPLRPLRVQFNAPILRTDAEKIRIKGPNGEIKPTFSPDDKDPQTTAIEFAAPLPERADLSIELPSNLKDVSGRALTNADLFPLKTTTAPLPPLAKFSSGTFGIVERFAEPDMPALVPVTLRNVEADLHIAGLNAGNAQFTKLRVDADSDIRRWMRNVDRFDGFMMDRQSINQQMPQLLAHNPHPVIVPRKSEDSDPAEDRKNPLIDVRSLSLLAGQKNVETLALPKADPKTLRPFEVVGVPVTKPGFYVIELASPALGASLLGKQAPMYVRTAVLVTNLGVHFKQGRENSVVWVTTLDKGQPVPNADVHVSDCNGDELASGKTDAHGVLTINQSLTSRSECKDESFDGFFVSARIDDPKTGHDMAFVRSDWNRGIEAWRFNVPTDTSIEQSVRAHTVFDRTLLRAGETVSMKHMIRVETMHGLAFPKTYPTRLTIRHLGSGQTWHMPLKWAADHTSDSTFAIPAAAKLGEYSVSLDDGDVNATSNDTNDNSDDNEDNSADSARHSYSSGSFRVEEFRLPVFKGTIAVRDEKTHPLVAASEAPVTLQIDYMSGGGASGLPVQVSALMKSTTPAFAGTYPEFSFAPYRKRNEANTSSSDDEESEQSADDDTSKLIADKEPVTLDRNGAGSLTLKSVPQVDAPKRLALEATFADPNGEVQTISGNATLWPAAVVAGVKSGQWVSVGNSVPVKALAVDLQGKPRAGVPLEVRGIARITITSRKRMVGGFYAYDNHTETKDLGTLCSGKSDDHGLMSCDAKLKEAGNVDLVVTAKDGDGHASTATTSVWVTREEDLWFGGENTDRIDVLPEKSAYEPGETARFQVRMPFRFATALVAVEREGIVETHVVKLDGKDPTVELKVNEAWGPNVYVSVLALRGRIREVPWYSFFTWGWKAPLEWARAFWYEGRYYEAPTPLVDLSKPAFRYGLAEIKVGTAAHKLAVTVTPDAKSYTVRGKAHVKLRVQMPGGKPAPAGTQIAVAAVDEALLELMPNNSWDVLDAMLQRRAYGVETATAQMEIVGRRHFGRKAVPAGGGGGHSSTRELFDTLLLWNPRVTLDANGEASVDVPLNDALTSFRIVAIAAVGDGTFGTGSTSIRSTQDLQLISGLPPLVREGDQFRAQFTVRNTTTRAMKVVVTPNVPGLSLQAQTVDVAADSAREVAWNVSPPDGLSEATPAALTWNIGAAEQGASHATDALKITQRVTAAIPITVQQATLTQVDGSFSLHVAAPPDATATQAGALRGGIAVSLQSKLSDGMPGVRRWFERYPYSCLEQQTSVALGLRDATRWQGVLARMPVYFDKDGLANYFPPGDDSGNTGSTTLTAYLLSVTDEAAKLDPRFALPDDLRAKLEGGLINFVEGRLERNIWAPRKDLDLRKLAALEALSRHGAARASMLGSIEIAPNQWPTSAVLDYYAVLSRVKDIPQRDEKLAQVEQIIRSRLTYQGTRLTFSTADNDDLWWLMSGTETNAARTALTFVDVPGWKDEMPRLVAGMLALQKNGAWQTTTANLWGSIAVQRFSQVFESTPVTGQTKLQLGSTDKTISWNQPASAAANYASATAITKTSDTRSQLLPWPPETRSAPVSLTLTHDGTGKPWATIESLAAVALKAPFAAGYRITKTVTPVDPAVKGVNTRGDIVRVHLDIVAQTDMTWVVVNDPVPAGATILGSGLGRDSEAATQGEKSKGEAWPAFVERGFDGYRAYYDYVPKGTFSIEYTVRLNNVGTFGLPPTRVEALYAPSTFGVLPNAPVVVKPATAPGK; this comes from the coding sequence ATGCAGAGCGGCACCATCAATCGTCAACGGAAATGGGCGGCCGCAGCGGCTGCGATGCTCGGCGTTTTCATCACCCTCACCACGCTCACGTGGCGCGCGGATGCAGCACGCATCACGCAGGTTTCGCCGCAAGGCAAGGTCGCGCAGGTCCGGCAGGTCGTCGTCAAGTTCGACGAATCGATGGTCGCGTTCGGCGCGCCCGATCTGCCCGCGCCCGCGCGCATCAAGTGCAACGACGCGTCGGCGAGCGCCGGCCAGGCGCGCTGGATCGACGACAAGACCTGGGCGTGGGACTTCAATGCCGATCTGCCGCCCGGCGTCGCCTGTTCCGTCGATCTGAACGACGGCTTGAAGTCGTCGGCTGGCCATGCGTTGACGGGCCCGCGCCACTACGCGTTCGAAACGGGCGGCCCGTTCGTGCAGAACGTTCAGCCCTACGGCGGCGAAATCGAGGAAAACCAGGCGTTCGTCCTGCGTCTGAACGGCCCGGCGACGGATGCATCTGTGCAGCAGCACGTGTGGTGCGAATCGAGCGGACTCGGCAACCGGATTCCCGTGAAGAACGTCGATGCCGCGACGCGCACTGAACTGCTCAAGCGTTTCCGTCTGCAAAAGGAAGCGGCGCGCGTGCTGACGCTGCAATGCCAGCAGGCGCTGCCGTCGGGTGCGAAGGCGCAGCTGGTGTATGGCAAGGGCGTCGCGAGTCCGAGCGGCATTGCGAACGACGTCGAACGCCGTTTCGATTTCAACGTGCGCGAACCGTTCGCCGCGAGCTTCAGTTGCGAGCGCGAGAACGCGAAGGCGCCCTGCACGCCTTTGCGGCCGCTACGCGTCCAGTTCAACGCGCCCATTCTGCGCACCGACGCCGAAAAGATCCGCATCAAGGGGCCGAACGGCGAGATCAAGCCGACCTTCTCGCCCGACGACAAAGACCCGCAAACCACGGCGATCGAATTCGCCGCGCCGCTGCCCGAGCGCGCCGACCTGAGCATCGAACTGCCGTCGAATCTGAAAGACGTCAGCGGCCGCGCGCTGACCAACGCGGACCTGTTCCCGCTCAAGACGACGACGGCGCCGCTGCCGCCGCTCGCGAAGTTTTCTTCGGGGACGTTCGGCATCGTCGAGCGTTTTGCGGAGCCGGACATGCCCGCGCTCGTGCCCGTCACGCTGCGCAATGTCGAAGCCGATCTGCATATCGCCGGACTGAACGCGGGCAACGCGCAGTTCACGAAGCTTCGCGTCGATGCCGACAGCGACATCCGCCGCTGGATGCGCAATGTCGATCGCTTCGACGGCTTCATGATGGATCGCCAGTCGATCAACCAGCAGATGCCGCAACTGCTCGCGCACAATCCGCATCCCGTGATCGTGCCGCGCAAGAGCGAAGACTCGGACCCAGCCGAAGACCGCAAGAATCCGTTGATCGACGTGCGCTCGCTGTCGTTGCTCGCGGGTCAAAAGAATGTCGAAACGCTCGCGCTGCCGAAAGCCGATCCGAAAACGTTGCGACCGTTCGAAGTGGTCGGCGTGCCTGTCACGAAGCCCGGTTTCTATGTGATCGAACTCGCGTCGCCCGCGCTCGGCGCATCGCTGCTCGGCAAGCAGGCGCCGATGTACGTGCGCACGGCGGTGCTCGTCACGAATCTCGGCGTGCACTTCAAACAGGGACGCGAAAACAGCGTCGTCTGGGTCACGACGCTCGACAAGGGCCAGCCCGTCCCGAACGCCGACGTGCACGTGAGCGACTGCAACGGCGACGAACTCGCGTCGGGCAAGACAGATGCGCACGGCGTGCTGACGATCAACCAGTCGCTGACGTCGCGCAGCGAGTGCAAGGACGAAAGCTTCGACGGCTTCTTCGTGTCGGCGCGTATCGACGATCCGAAGACGGGTCACGACATGGCGTTCGTGCGCTCCGACTGGAATCGCGGGATCGAAGCGTGGCGCTTCAACGTGCCGACGGATACGAGCATCGAGCAGTCCGTGCGCGCGCATACCGTGTTCGACCGGACGCTGCTGCGCGCGGGCGAAACGGTGTCGATGAAGCACATGATCCGTGTCGAGACGATGCACGGCCTCGCGTTTCCGAAGACGTATCCGACGCGCCTGACGATCCGTCATCTCGGCAGCGGGCAGACGTGGCACATGCCGTTGAAATGGGCCGCCGATCACACGTCGGATTCGACCTTTGCGATTCCGGCAGCGGCGAAGCTCGGCGAATACAGCGTGTCGCTGGATGACGGCGACGTGAATGCAACATCGAACGACACGAACGACAACAGCGACGACAACGAAGACAACTCCGCCGATTCCGCGCGCCACAGCTATTCGTCGGGCAGCTTCCGCGTCGAGGAATTCCGCCTGCCCGTGTTCAAAGGCACGATTGCCGTGCGCGACGAGAAAACGCATCCGCTCGTCGCCGCGAGCGAAGCGCCCGTCACGCTGCAAATCGACTATATGTCGGGCGGCGGCGCGTCGGGTCTGCCCGTGCAGGTCTCGGCGCTCATGAAGAGCACGACGCCCGCCTTCGCGGGCACGTATCCCGAGTTCAGTTTCGCGCCGTACAGGAAGCGCAACGAAGCGAACACCTCGTCTTCGGACGATGAAGAAAGCGAACAGTCCGCCGACGACGACACGTCGAAGCTGATCGCCGACAAGGAACCCGTCACGCTCGATCGCAACGGCGCGGGCAGCCTGACCTTGAAGAGCGTGCCGCAAGTCGACGCGCCGAAGCGTCTCGCGCTCGAAGCCACCTTTGCCGATCCGAACGGCGAAGTGCAGACGATCAGCGGCAACGCGACGCTCTGGCCCGCCGCCGTCGTCGCGGGCGTGAAGTCGGGGCAATGGGTGTCGGTGGGCAACTCGGTGCCCGTGAAGGCGCTCGCCGTCGATCTGCAAGGCAAGCCGCGCGCGGGCGTGCCGCTCGAAGTGCGCGGCATCGCGCGCATCACGATCACGTCGAGAAAGCGCATGGTCGGCGGCTTCTATGCGTACGACAACCACACCGAAACCAAAGACCTCGGCACGCTGTGCAGCGGCAAGAGCGACGACCACGGCCTGATGAGCTGCGACGCGAAGCTCAAGGAAGCGGGCAACGTCGATCTCGTCGTCACGGCGAAGGACGGTGACGGCCACGCATCGACGGCCACGACGTCCGTCTGGGTCACGCGCGAGGAAGACCTGTGGTTCGGCGGCGAGAACACCGACCGCATCGACGTGCTGCCCGAAAAGAGCGCGTACGAGCCGGGCGAAACGGCCCGCTTCCAGGTGCGCATGCCCTTCCGCTTCGCGACGGCGCTCGTGGCCGTCGAACGTGAAGGGATCGTCGAGACGCATGTCGTGAAGCTCGATGGCAAGGATCCGACCGTCGAACTGAAGGTGAACGAGGCCTGGGGGCCGAACGTGTATGTGTCGGTGCTCGCGCTGCGCGGACGCATCCGCGAGGTGCCGTGGTACTCGTTCTTCACGTGGGGCTGGAAGGCGCCGCTCGAATGGGCGCGCGCGTTCTGGTACGAAGGCCGGTACTACGAGGCGCCGACGCCGCTCGTCGATCTGTCGAAGCCCGCGTTCCGCTACGGTCTCGCCGAGATCAAGGTCGGCACGGCGGCGCACAAGCTCGCCGTCACGGTGACGCCGGACGCGAAGTCGTACACGGTGCGCGGCAAGGCGCATGTGAAGCTGCGCGTGCAGATGCCGGGCGGCAAGCCTGCGCCTGCGGGTACGCAAATCGCCGTGGCCGCCGTCGACGAAGCCCTGCTCGAACTGATGCCGAACAACAGCTGGGACGTGCTCGACGCGATGCTGCAACGGCGCGCGTACGGCGTCGAAACGGCGACCGCGCAGATGGAGATCGTCGGACGCCGACACTTCGGACGCAAGGCCGTGCCCGCGGGCGGCGGCGGCGGACACAGCTCGACGCGCGAACTGTTCGATACGCTCCTGCTGTGGAATCCGCGCGTGACGCTGGATGCCAACGGCGAAGCATCCGTCGACGTGCCGCTCAACGACGCGTTGACGAGCTTCCGAATCGTCGCGATTGCAGCCGTCGGCGACGGCACGTTCGGCACGGGCAGCACGTCGATCCGCAGCACGCAGGATCTGCAGCTGATCTCCGGACTGCCGCCGCTCGTGCGCGAAGGCGACCAGTTCCGCGCGCAGTTCACGGTGCGCAACACGACGACGCGTGCGATGAAAGTCGTTGTCACGCCGAACGTGCCGGGGCTGTCGCTGCAGGCGCAAACAGTGGATGTCGCCGCCGATTCGGCACGCGAAGTCGCGTGGAACGTATCGCCGCCCGATGGACTTTCCGAAGCCACGCCCGCCGCGTTGACCTGGAACATCGGCGCCGCCGAACAAGGCGCATCGCACGCGACCGACGCGCTCAAGATCACGCAGCGCGTGACGGCCGCCATCCCCATCACCGTGCAGCAGGCGACGCTCACGCAAGTCGACGGCTCGTTCTCGCTGCACGTCGCCGCGCCGCCGGACGCGACCGCGACGCAAGCGGGTGCATTGCGCGGCGGCATCGCGGTGTCGCTGCAATCGAAGCTGTCGGACGGCATGCCGGGCGTGCGCCGCTGGTTCGAACGCTACCCGTATAGCTGCCTCGAACAGCAGACTTCCGTGGCACTCGGTCTGCGCGACGCAACACGCTGGCAAGGCGTGCTCGCGCGCATGCCCGTCTATTTCGACAAGGACGGTCTCGCGAACTACTTCCCGCCCGGCGACGACAGCGGCAACACAGGCAGCACGACGCTGACGGCCTATCTGCTCTCCGTCACCGACGAAGCCGCGAAGCTCGATCCGCGCTTCGCGCTACCCGACGATCTGCGCGCGAAGCTCGAAGGCGGCCTGATCAACTTCGTCGAAGGACGGCTCGAACGGAACATCTGGGCGCCGCGAAAGGATCTCGATCTGCGCAAGCTCGCCGCGCTCGAAGCGCTGTCGCGGCACGGCGCCGCGCGCGCCAGCATGCTCGGTTCGATCGAAATCGCGCCGAACCAGTGGCCGACCTCGGCCGTGCTCGACTACTACGCGGTGCTGTCGCGCGTGAAGGACATTCCGCAGCGCGATGAGAAGCTCGCGCAGGTCGAACAGATCATCCGCTCGCGGCTCACGTATCAGGGCACGCGCCTCACGTTCTCGACGGCCGACAACGACGATCTGTGGTGGCTGATGTCGGGCACGGAAACGAACGCGGCGCGCACCGCGCTCACGTTCGTCGATGTACCGGGCTGGAAGGACGAGATGCCGCGTCTCGTCGCGGGGATGCTCGCGTTGCAGAAGAACGGCGCATGGCAGACGACGACGGCGAACCTGTGGGGCTCGATTGCCGTGCAGCGCTTCTCGCAGGTGTTCGAGAGCACGCCTGTAACGGGTCAGACGAAGCTGCAACTCGGCTCGACGGACAAGACGATTTCGTGGAACCAGCCCGCTTCCGCCGCCGCGAACTATGCGTCCGCCACAGCCATCACGAAGACCTCCGACACGCGCAGCCAGTTGTTGCCGTGGCCGCCCGAAACGCGCAGCGCGCCGGTGTCGCTGACACTGACGCACGACGGCACGGGCAAGCCGTGGGCGACTATCGAAAGCCTCGCGGCCGTCGCGCTGAAAGCACCGTTCGCGGCGGGCTACCGGATCACGAAGACCGTCACGCCCGTCGATCCCGCCGTCAAGGGCGTGAACACGCGCGGCGATATCGTGCGCGTGCACCTCGACATCGTCGCGCAGACGGACATGACGTGGGTCGTCGTCAACGATCCCGTGCCGGCGGGCGCGACGATCCTCGGCTCGGGCCTCGGCCGCGATTCGGAAGCAGCGACGCAAGGCGAGAAGTCGAAGGGCGAAGCGTGGCCGGCGTTCGTCGAGCGCGGCTTCGACGGCTATCGCGCGTACTACGATTACGTGCCGAAGGGCACCTTCTCGATCGAGTACACGGTGCGGCTGAACAACGTTGGCACGTTCGGTCTGCCGCCGACGCGCGTCGAAGCGCTCTACGCGCCGTCGACCTTCGGCGTGCTGCCGAATGCGCCCGTCGTCGTAAAACCGGCGACGGCGCCTGGCAAGTAA
- a CDS encoding ArnT family glycosyltransferase: MRSVVRLTASATSALPRWLLLTICVVYASFGLFGRDPWKNEDAAGFGVMWTMANGSLHDWLLPNLVGKYMTSDAPLGYWLGASAIRVLDPLVDASNASRVFTGLLFCAACAFVWYAAYLLGRRPEVQPFKYAFGGEPEPRDYGRTLGDGALLILLATFGLAERGHETTPQIAQFVCVAMLVYGLVRMIDKPVQGALIWGCAIGLVTLTSSPVLVGALLIGTFAMMVIVHDTHWRTLMLAGLPVALALSVVWPLTAIALFPDDAVWFLHQWMRGSLHTFQGPYGSTLKYAVKNLPLFTWPAWPLAIWAWFSWAGLRRAPHVAIPLSVIAPLLILVVLQSQGTNRLYMLLTPALAVIAAFALPTLKRGAINAIDWFAVLSFTVLGSFVWLVWLAGMTGFPHQLARNLSRLAPGFTPQFKILSFVCAVAVTVCWFALVQWRVARHPKVLWRSVVLSSAGTTLMWVLLMTLWLPVVNYSRTYKDVAQQIAAHLPADYNCISPARLGDAQIATFAYFGDMHFSFDEDCDVILRQDTQDFGEPSSMSNFVWKLVWEGRRVADRDERFRLYVRIDRPTPPVKRRPWRPKKSG, encoded by the coding sequence ATGAGATCTGTCGTTCGCCTCACTGCTTCCGCCACCAGTGCACTGCCGCGCTGGCTGCTGCTTACCATCTGCGTCGTGTACGCGTCGTTCGGCCTGTTCGGACGCGACCCATGGAAGAACGAGGACGCAGCCGGCTTCGGCGTCATGTGGACGATGGCCAACGGTTCGCTGCACGACTGGCTACTGCCGAATCTGGTCGGCAAATACATGACGTCCGACGCGCCGCTCGGCTACTGGCTCGGCGCAAGCGCGATCCGCGTGCTCGATCCGCTCGTCGATGCGAGCAATGCATCGCGCGTATTCACGGGCCTGCTGTTCTGCGCGGCCTGTGCGTTCGTCTGGTACGCGGCGTATCTGCTCGGCCGCCGGCCCGAAGTGCAGCCATTCAAATATGCGTTCGGCGGCGAACCGGAACCGCGCGACTACGGCCGCACACTCGGCGACGGCGCGCTACTGATCCTGCTCGCGACCTTCGGTCTCGCCGAGCGCGGCCACGAAACCACGCCGCAGATTGCGCAGTTCGTCTGCGTGGCGATGCTCGTCTACGGCCTCGTGCGAATGATCGACAAGCCCGTCCAGGGCGCGCTGATCTGGGGCTGCGCGATCGGCCTCGTGACGCTCACGAGCAGTCCCGTGCTGGTCGGCGCGCTGCTGATCGGCACCTTCGCGATGATGGTTATCGTGCACGACACGCACTGGCGCACCTTGATGCTCGCGGGTTTGCCCGTTGCGCTGGCGCTGTCGGTCGTGTGGCCGCTCACGGCCATCGCGCTGTTCCCCGACGATGCCGTCTGGTTCCTGCATCAATGGATGCGCGGCAGCCTGCACACGTTCCAGGGCCCGTATGGTTCGACGCTGAAGTACGCCGTCAAGAACCTGCCGCTCTTCACCTGGCCCGCATGGCCGCTCGCGATCTGGGCGTGGTTCAGCTGGGCGGGCCTGCGCCGCGCGCCGCACGTCGCGATTCCGCTGTCGGTGATTGCGCCGCTGCTGATTCTCGTCGTGCTGCAAAGCCAGGGGACGAACCGCCTCTACATGCTGCTGACGCCCGCGCTCGCCGTGATCGCCGCCTTCGCGCTGCCGACGCTCAAGCGCGGCGCGATCAACGCAATCGACTGGTTCGCGGTGCTGAGCTTCACCGTGCTCGGCTCGTTCGTGTGGCTGGTCTGGCTCGCGGGCATGACGGGCTTTCCGCATCAGCTCGCGCGCAATCTGTCGCGTCTCGCGCCCGGCTTCACGCCGCAGTTCAAGATCCTGTCGTTCGTGTGCGCGGTCGCCGTGACTGTTTGCTGGTTCGCGCTGGTGCAGTGGCGCGTCGCGCGGCATCCGAAGGTACTGTGGCGCAGCGTCGTGCTGTCGAGCGCGGGAACGACGCTGATGTGGGTGCTGCTGATGACCCTGTGGCTGCCCGTCGTCAACTACAGCCGGACTTACAAGGACGTCGCGCAACAGATCGCCGCGCACCTCCCCGCCGATTACAACTGCATCTCGCCCGCACGTCTCGGCGACGCGCAGATCGCGACCTTCGCCTATTTCGGCGACATGCATTTTTCGTTCGATGAAGACTGCGACGTGATCCTGCGTCAGGACACGCAGGACTTCGGTGAACCGAGTTCGATGTCGAACTTCGTGTGGAAGCTCGTCTGGGAAGGGCGCCGCGTCGCCGACCGCGACGAACGCTTCCGCCTGTACGTGCGCATCGATCGTCCGACGCCGCCCGTCAAGCGCCGTCCGTGGCGGCCGAAGAAAAGCGGCTGA
- a CDS encoding carboxymuconolactone decarboxylase family protein: MNHAHDDRYARGWAKLKEIDGTAGEKVVASLASIAPDFARLLIEFPFGDVYNRPQLDLRAREIATIAALAALGNAQPQLKVHIEAALNVGCTRDEIVEVFMQMAVYAGFPAALNALFAAREVFERRDEEKAMEAAA, translated from the coding sequence ATGAATCACGCACACGACGATCGCTACGCACGCGGCTGGGCAAAGTTGAAGGAAATCGACGGCACGGCAGGGGAGAAGGTGGTCGCGTCGCTCGCATCGATTGCGCCGGACTTCGCGCGGCTCCTGATCGAATTTCCGTTCGGCGATGTGTACAACCGGCCGCAACTGGATCTGCGCGCACGCGAAATCGCGACAATCGCGGCGCTGGCCGCGCTCGGCAACGCGCAGCCGCAACTCAAGGTGCATATCGAGGCGGCGCTGAACGTCGGCTGCACGCGCGACGAGATCGTCGAGGTGTTCATGCAGATGGCCGTCTACGCGGGCTTTCCGGCGGCGCTGAATGCGCTGTTTGCCGCGCGTGAGGTGTTCGAACGGCGCGATGAGGAAAAGGCGATGGAGGCTGCTGCGTGA
- a CDS encoding type B 50S ribosomal protein L31 produces MKEGIHPNYREVLFIDMSNDFKFVTRSTIQTRETAEFNGKEYPLAKIEVSSESHPFYTGQQKIMDTAGRVEKFNKKFGARASGKAVK; encoded by the coding sequence ATGAAAGAAGGCATTCACCCGAATTACCGCGAAGTCCTGTTCATCGACATGTCGAACGACTTCAAGTTCGTGACGCGCTCGACCATCCAGACGCGTGAAACGGCCGAATTCAACGGCAAGGAATATCCGCTGGCGAAGATCGAAGTCTCGTCGGAATCGCATCCGTTCTACACCGGCCAGCAAAAGATCATGGACACGGCAGGCCGCGTCGAGAAGTTCAACAAGAAGTTCGGCGCCCGCGCTTCGGGCAAGGCCGTGAAGTAA